The Rhododendron vialii isolate Sample 1 chromosome 6a, ASM3025357v1 genome includes a window with the following:
- the LOC131330082 gene encoding uncharacterized protein LOC131330082, with product MLQGSILPRDARAVTGLTEDITVEIAQALFNAGARALAINDRCKAQEKETEKLNRELARKEEDLKLARETCELYLANFQRCDRERVQAEGRAAKAEEDASTLRVTRATEVDFARKGGYDEGWDAAGVEYKKQVREIEAELHRDHFLDGLRYGHEALVRRLNLPEDSDLRTLPEVPPEELVLPVEEEVVEPEDQNPGNQADPNAPAPEHQLDLNAPA from the exons ATGCTTCAGGGAAGCATTCTTCCAAGGGATGCCCGGGCTGTAACTGGCTTGACCGAGGACATCACGGTCGAGATAGCTCAGGCCCTTTTCAat GCGGGAGCTCGGGCATTGGCTATCAATGACCGGTGCAAGGCGCAGGAGAAGGAGACCGAGAAGCTGAATCGGGAGTTAGCCCGGAAGGAAGAAGACCTCAAGCTGGCTCGGGAGACTTGCGAGCTCTACCTGGCAAACTTTCAAAGGTGTGACAGGGAGAGGGTGCAGGCAGAGGGCAGGgccgccaaggccgaggaggatgccagCACCTTGCGAGTCACCCGGGCCACAGAGGTTGACTTCGCGAGGAAaggaggctacgatgaaggttgggacgcagccggagtagaatataagaagCAGGTTCGGGAGATCGAGGCCGAGCTGCATCGGGACCATTTCTTGGACGGTcttcggtatggccatgaagcTTTGGTGAGGAGGCTTAACCTCCCTGAAGACTCCGATCTCCGAACACTTCCCGAGGTGCCTCCCGAAGAGCTTGTTCTGCCAGTggaagaggaggtggtggagcctGAGGACCAAAACCCCGGGAACCAAGCTGATCCCAATGCCCCTGCGCCCGAGCACCAGCTCGACCTCAACGCTCCTGCTTAG
- the LOC131330039 gene encoding probable LRR receptor-like serine/threonine-protein kinase At3g47570, whose amino-acid sequence MAVLKPFVLFMHLVSLLCLQSGSPLVAGFMQGGNETDRLALLAFKAAITSDPFGALNSWNESVHFCQWVGVTCGRRHQRVTVLRIYHKKLSGSVSPHIGNLSFLRNLWLRNNSLSGEIPPEFGHLRRLQKLSLLNNSIYGEIPTNISSCSNLVGLEFSGNRLTGEIPAELGSLSKLKGLYIGDNNLAGGLPSTLGNLSSLVDFYASYNGIGGTIPDTFGRWEKLEVLGLVMTELVGTIPLCIYNLSSITTFQVGYNQIQGSLPSDLGITLPNLQLLVLAGNLFTGSIPITVSNATKLNYLALAENGFTGKVPSLEKLRDLEKITCHDNLLGTGEAGDLSFFDTLTNATRLARVSLAENNFGGELPESISNCSTEFVFLSLDFNKLVGSIPSGIGNLINLQVLSMSLNRLSGNIPSDIGNLQKLRILRFHDNNIHGEIPASFANLTLLLYLNASGNNLHGNIPSHIGKYHFLVSLCLDHNYLSGIIPKESANLSSLLDLNLAHNNLSGSLPLEIGLLQNLEILDVSQNMLVGSIPSSIGSCVKLTSLNVEGNKLRGTLPSTLANLRGLEELDLSHNNLSGKIPNFLEGFVFLKKLNLSFNDFEGAVPEGCVFKNATIISLEGNKKLCGGIPELQLHSCNSKGSRNHGFTLAMKLITSISLGLLGLLLFLCVLYFCWFKKTINVPSVKFLGNSFLQLSYQSLLKATDGFSPANLIGVGSFGSVYKGILDGGRKVVAVKVLNLQFRGASKSFLAECKALKSIRHRNLLKVLTACSSVDYQGNDFKALVYEFMINGSLEEWLHPNEIEEDTHMESRHLNILQRLNIAIDVACAIDYLHHHCSNPILHCDLKPSNILLDDEMIGHVGDFGLARFIQEATYSASTNQSSSIGIRGSIGYLAPEYGLANEVSTFGDVYSYGILLLEMFTGKRPTDGMFSDSLTLHNFVKMSLPEKIAEIVDATLFQQRETGQGSSSIDSNQSQSSHTSYKIQDCVISLLKVGIACSEELPTHRPNINDVVPQLHAIRNTLLDIGVH is encoded by the exons ATGGCAGTGTTAAAGCCATTCGTCCTTTTCATGCACCTTGTTTCTCTCTTGTGCTTGCAATCTGGCTCTCCTTTGGTAGCTGGCTTTATGCAAGGCGGGAACGAGACTGACCGTCTAGCCTTGCTTGCATTCAAAGCAGCCATAACCAGTGATCCCTTTGGAGCTCTAAACTCGTGGAATGAATCCGTCCACTTTTGTCAATGGGTTGGTGTAACATGTGGCCGCCGACACCAGAGGGTCACTGTGTTGAGGATTTATCATAAAAAACTATCGGGATCTGTTTCGCCCCACATCGGAAATCTGAGCTTTCTCAGGAATCTATGGCTTCGCAACAACAGCTTGAGTGGTGAAATCCCCCCGGAATTCGGCCACTTGCGAAGGCTGCAAAAACTATCGCTGCTTAATAATTCAATTTATGGTGAAATTCCCACCAATATATCTAGTTGCTCTAACCTTGTTGGCCTTGAATTCTCTGGTAATAGGCTGACAGGAGAAATTCCTGCAGAGCTCGGTTCTTTGAGTAAGCTCAAGGGACTGTATATCGGAGACAACAATCTAGCCGGAGGTTTGCCTTCTACTCTTGGGAATCTATCATCTCTTGTGGATTTTTATGCAAGTTACAATGGTATTGGCGGGACTATACCAGATACTTTCGGTCGATGGGAAAAATTGGAAGTCCTTGGGCTGGTGATGACGGAGTTGGTCGGTACCATTCCTTTATGCATCTATAATCTCTCTTCTATCACAACCTTTCAAGTTGGATATAATCAAATCCAAGGCAGCCTTCCATCAGACCTAGGAATCACTCTTCCTAATCTCCAACTCCTAGTTCTTGCTGGTAACTTGTTTACTGGTTCCATTCCGATAACAGTATCCAATGCTACCAAACTAAATTACCTTGCCTTGGCGGAAAATGGATTTACAGGAAAAGTCCCTTCTTTGGAAAAGCTGCGTGATCTTGAGAAAATAACATGTCACGATAATCTTCTAGGAACAGGGGAAGCGGGTGACTTGAGTTTTTTCGACACTTTGACCAATGCCACTAGATTGGCACGAGTGTCTCTAGCCGAAAACAACTTTGGAGGTGAGTTGCCTGAATCAATCAGCAATTGCTCCACTGAATTTGTATTTTTGAGCTTGGATTTCAATAAATTAGTTGGGAGCATCCCATCCGGTATAGGGAATCTAATCAATTTGCAGGTTCTTTCCATGTCCCTCAACCGTTTAAGTGGTAACATTCCTTCTGATATCGGGAATCTTCAAAAGCTGCGGATTTTGAGATTCCATGATAATAATATCCATGGGGAGATCCCAGCATCTTTTGCAAATTTAACTTTGTTACTTTATCTTAATGCATCTGGAAATAATCTTCATGGCAACATCCCTTCACATATCGGTAAATACCATTTTTTGGTGTCGCTATGTCTTGATCATAACTATCTTAGTGGTATCATACCCAAAGAAAGTGCTAATCTCTCGTCGTTGTTGGATCTAAACCTTGCACATAATAATTTGAGTGGTTCCCTTCCGTTGGAAATCGGACTTTTGCAAAATCTAGAAATACTAGATGTTTCTCAAAATATGTTGGTAGGTAGTATTCCAAGTTCTATTGGTAGTTGTGTGAAGTTGACGTCATTAAACGTGGAGGGGAACAAATTACGGGGCACCCTTCCTTCAACTTTAGCCAATTTGAGAGGTCTGGAGGAGTTAGATCTTTCTCACAACAACCTCTCCGGAAAAATCCCAAACTTTTTGGAGGGCTTTGTCTTTCTAAAGAAATTAAACCTGTCATTCAATGATTTTGAGGGGGCAGTACCAGAAGGATGTGTATTTAAGAATGCAACTATCATTTCACTTGAAGGAAACAAGAAGCTCTGTGGGGGAATACCTGAATTGCAGCTGCACAGTTGCAACTCCAAAGGGTCCAGAAACCATGGATTTACTCTTGCCATGAAACTAATTACTTCTATATCGTTAGGGCTTTTGGGGCTGCTTCTGTTCTTGTGTGTCCTATATTTTTGTTGGTTTAAAAAGACAATAAATGTACCATCAGTTAAATTCTTAGGAAACTCATTTCTCCAGTTGTCCTACCAAAGTCTACTTAAAGCAACTGATGGCTTTTCTCCAGCCAATTTGATTGGTGtgggtagttttggttcagtaTATAAAGGAATTCTTGACGGGGGTCGGaaagttgttgcagttaaagTACTAAACCTTCAATTCCGTGGTGCTTCCAAAAGTTTCCTTGCTGAGTGTAAGGCCTTAAAAAGCATCAGACATCGAAATCTTCTAAAAGTACTCACAGCATGTTCAAGTGTCGATTATCAAGGTAACGATTTCAAAGCTCTTGTGTATGAGTTCATGATCAATGGGAGCCTAGAGGAGTGGTTGCATCCAAATGAGATCGAAGAAGACACCCACATGGAATCAAGGCATTTAAACATTCTACAAAGGTTAAATATTGCCATTGATGTCGCATGTGCAATTGACTATCTTCACCATCATTGCTCCAACCCAATACTTCATTGTGACTTGAAGCCGAGCAATATTCTTCTAGATGATGAAATGATTGGGCATGTCGGTGATTTTGGTTTAGCGAGATTCATTCAAGAAGCTACCTATAGCGCTTCTACAAATCAGTCAAGTTCAATAGGCATAAGGGGGTCTATTGGTTATTTGGCTCCTG AGTATGGATTGGCCAATGAGGTGTCAACATTTGGTGATGTGTATAGTTATGGAATCCTGTTATTGGAGATGTTTACCGGGAAGAGACCAACTGATGGCATGTTTAGCGATAGTCTCACTCTCCACAACTTTGTTAAGATGTCTCTCCCTGAAAAAATAGCCGAAATTGTTGATGCAACATTGTTTCAGCAAAGAGAAACAGGGCAGGGCAGTTCAAGTATCGATAGCAATCAGAGTCAAAGCTCTCATACCAGTTACAAAATTCAGGACTGCGTGATTTCACTACTTAAAGTTGGAATTGCTTGTTCAGAAGAACTACCGACACATCGACCGAACATCAATGACGTTGTTCCTCAGTTACATGCAATCCGAAACACTCTACTTGACATTGGAGTTCATTGA
- the LOC131328585 gene encoding uncharacterized protein LOC131328585: MGNEVIDGYTSMLKREQKVKRLMQRNSAFFTSTCWTLITMANQSPKKFLLDSKLEQLYNELHDRSLDYFRYLVFPMNSSGNKTNKNSPYHWTLLVYDMQEQEWKHYNSFKPRKKEKSGDPYLKDAAIVKDAVEKFMKELEERSNQPQFNLLTPIESIFKDGAQLRTVQEAPQQNIASVDCGPVVCYVIKKIAELEEIPQKLEKDVSAFRVHLVHKILHDEPRSWTKEKWQDKKLAHDFTSDQ; encoded by the exons ATGGGGAACGAGGTAATAGACGGGTACACATCAATGCTGAAAAGGGAGCAGAAAGTTAAACGACTGATGCAAAGAAACAGTGCATTCTTCACATCCACCTGCTGG ACACTTATCACAATGGCAAATCAGTCCCCCAAAAAGTTTCTCCTTGATAGCAAACTTGAACAACTCTACAACGAATTACATGACAGGAGCTTAGATTACTTTCGGTACCTTGTTTTCCCGATGAACTCTTCAGGAAATAAGACGAACAAAAACAGTCCATATCATTGGACTCTGCTTGTTTATGATATGCAAGAGCAGGAATGGAAGCATTATAATTCATTCAAaccaagaaagaaggaaaaatcaGGCGACCCTTACCTTAAAGATGCTGCAATAGTG aaagatgcTGTTGAGAAATTCATGAAGGAATTGGAAGAAAGGAGTAATCAGCCACAATTCAACTTGCTAACTCCCATAGAGTCAATCTTTAAAGATGGTGCTCAACTAAGAACAGTGCAAGAAGCACCACAACAGAATATTGCTTC GGTTGATTGTGGACCTGTTGTTTGTTATGTCATCAAAAAGATTGCAGAGCTTGAGGAAATACCACAAAAGCTTGAAAAAGATGTTTCAGCTTTTAGAGTGCATTTGGTCCACAAGATTTTACATGATGAGCCAAGATCATGGACGAAAGAAAAGTGGCAAGACAAAAAACTAGCTCACGATTTTACTTCTGATCAGTAG